A window of Hordeum vulgare subsp. vulgare chromosome 5H, MorexV3_pseudomolecules_assembly, whole genome shotgun sequence genomic DNA:
GATGTTTGTTGATGAGTTACTCGAAGGACACATCAAAAACTGCCTGGTAGCATTTAGGATGGAacctcatattttcagatctttgGTTGGTTATCTTCGACGCGAGAATTTGGTGTCTGACACTAGAATTAAAGTCAAAGAGAGACTAGCATCGTTTCTTTGGATGTTATCCCACAATTCTTCCTTCGAAGATCTTCAAGTTCGCTTTGGTCACAGcggggatactttccattggcaCATGAAGAATTTCTTCAACATCATCCCTACTCTATCTAAGCATTTCTTGAAGCCTCCAAATCCTGATCAAGTACATCCAAAGACTCAATCGAGCACGAGATTCTTTCCTTATTTTCAGGTTTTTGCTTCGTCAACTTCCATCCACATCGTCCATCCAAATTGAGATCTTACTATTCATGTTTTATATGCTGACTTGTACTATTTTGTTGTAGAACTGCATTGGGGCCATTGATGGGACACATGTTCCCATAACAATTTCAGGAGAAAAGGCCGCACCGTTTAGAAATAGGAAAGGGACCCTCAGCCATAATGTTATGGTCGTGTGTGACTTCGACTTAAACTTCACCTTCATTTCTTGTGGTTGGGAGGGATCCGCGACTGATGCTAGAGTTCTTCGCTCAGCACTTAACAATGGGTTTCAAGTACCCCCGGGCAAGTTTTATCTGGTTGATGGCGGTTATGCCAACACTCCTTACTTCTTGGCACCGTACCGTGGTGTTCAGTACCATCTCAAGGAGTTTGCACACGGTCGCCGTCGACCCCAAAATCATAGGGAGCTCTTTAATCATCGGCATGCCGTGTTACGAAATCATATCGAACGGGCATTGGGAGTCTTGAAGAAGCGGTTCCCAATTCTGAAAGTGGGTACACATCATCGAATAGAGAATCAAGTCAAGcttccagcagcagcagcaatctTACACAACATCATTCGATCTCACCAAGGAGATGAGCGTTGGTTAGATAATCAACCAAACAACATACCCCCCATGAATTTTGTGGATCTTCCTGATGGTGACAATCCTCAAAATCATCAAGTCAACCATGAAGGCGATAACCTTAGGGATGCAATTGCTCATCAAATGTGGGCAGATTATCAGCGGCAACCTTAGGGAACAATAAAGCTTGTAATAATTTGTCACTTTGAAACTTGTTTTACTTTCACCTCATGTTATAAATAGTCACTTGGATACTTGTTTTGTCCAGAAATCATTATGATGACTGCTCGAGGATCACCAAGGTTGAACCTCATGAAAGAAGTTGTCGAAAGGCATAGAGCGTCACCCCCTACAGGGAGTGTGGAAAAGAGGAGGAGAgggtctccaaaaggtaataaactAGCTCTTGTACAATCTTAAATATTTCTCTAGCTATGTGAAAATAGTTAAGATAGAAAAAGGTACATTAACATGATACGTGGAATGCAGAAGATAGAGCACAATGGAATGCAAGCCTTGAGAAAGATCTCGTGGACTTGCTTCGTGAGCATGCTACACCTGAACACAAGGGTCAAAATGGATGGAGCTCTGAAGCATGGAATAAGATAGTGAAGAAATTCCACCAGAAGAATCCATATGCTaggtacgagaagaagaagatccaagaaaaggaaaaagagttGAAAAGAGATTATAGGATGATTAAAGAGATAAGGAAGCAAAGCGGTGTTTCATGGGATGACCAGCAGTGCAAGATTCTAGCAGATCCACCACTTTGGAAAAACATTATCATAGTAAGAATGTCATTGTTATTCCCTAAACATTTCATTGCTTTGTTGCATGCTCTAATCTCATTGTTTTTGTCAACTATGTAGTCACACCCTAAAGCTGGAAAGTTCAAGACAAAAGGTTTCCCTCTTTTTGACGCTTTGGGAGAATTGCATGATGGTCAGTTATCAACTTCATTCATATACTCATGTCATTGTTTTATGTTTGTTCAGTCTTTTATTTCGAAATCTTATATTCGATTGTCACTTTAACTTGTAGGCCAAACTGCTGAAGGGACATACAACTTCACATCTATCGAGTCATCACAGTACTCAACCCAAGCACAATTCGAGAATTTGGGAGGAGCTGGTGAGTATCTTCGCGAGAATCATGGAGAAACATCATACCATAGTGATAATATTGGAGGAGAACCATCAGCCAATGGTGAGAATTTTGGAGGAGAAAGGGTGCagattgatgaagatgttgaggagGTGTTCGTGCAAGAAAATATTGATGTGGAGCCCCATCAAACGCAACCAAGTTTAGCTACAGCACCCTCAAGAAATGGACAAGAAAAAGAACCAAAGAGGCGGAGGGGGGCGAATAGCGATGTGGCTGCAATGATGGAGAAGTACTTGGAACTAAGGGCGAAGCAGGTGGAAGATGAGAGGAACAAGCCAAGGGTTGTGGATGAGTACTCTATCAAAAATTGCATtgatctgctgaaaacaatggatATCACACCCGAGGAAGAAGTCAAGGCTTTCCGAGTGTTCAAGATCCCCGAGAACCGAGAGATTTTCATGAGTGCCAGACCGGAGACCGCTCTTATGTGGCTGAGAGCGGAAATGGAATAACTCAGGTACTCACATGAAGCTCCCTTGTTTTTTTATCAATTGATGTTTGGCCTGCTCATTGCTATTGCAATATAACAACTGCAAAATGTGTTGTTCTAGCGTGAATTAAAATAAGTAAATAGTACATGACAAATATTTCAAATATGATAGTCTTATTTTTTAAGGAAAAGGGGATTGGGATGGGTGAGGAAGGAGATCGGTAGATAGATTGTGGATTTTTAAGAGAGTGGGGCTGCTCTTCATGGTTGATTTATTATAGATATTGGATCGGTGCTTGGGGTTGGTGTGCTGGTTGATTCAAATGCATGTATGCAGTTCCAGCCCACTGtggttgtggtgctgctgttattCTTCAATATTTGAGATTATTAGTTCATGATTATTTCTTGATTGTTGATTGCCAAAAGTAAGACATCTCAtatttatttctttgttcatgtatATAAGTTCATGATTATTTCTTCAGTATTTCTTTGCTCACATTGAAACATATTAGTTACTTGTTCATGTATATTAATTCATGATTATTTCTTGATTGTTGATTGCGAGAAGTAAGACatctcatatttatttatttgttcatgtatACTGCTCACATATTAGTTCTTTGATATGGACTAACTGCCTTTATTGCCAATGCAGTGCATCAATCGCTATGGAAGCGGCATCGACGAGATAAATTATGTAACATTTCTAGTATATCTTAAACGATTTTGGAGAGATTGTAAACCATTTTCTGAAAGTTGATGGACTCTAGCTTAGAATAAGTGAGAATTTTTAGAAATATTTTGCTGTCTATTTGAGATAAATTTGTATGACATATACTCCAGCTTCGTTTGGGTGACATATTCTGTAAATTTGTATGATAAATATTTTGCTGTCTATTTGAGATAAGTTTGTCTTTCAGTATACTGCTCACATATTCGTTTGGGTGACTGGTTGTCTTTTAGTATGAATTAGAAGGGGAGCAACCGAACACATACTATGCACACAGGGATTTCTATGGATGGGGAATGGTGGGGGTGGGTGACATGACGGGGATCACCCAATCCCTGGGACGGTAGAATCCACACTTGGATTCTACCTTGGGTAACCGAACGAAGcctaaggaacaaagctcatcaCAAGATGGACAAAGGAAAAGAGGAGGAAATCTTACCCTGCTACCACACGGACCTGCCTCTGGCCAGCACCTCGGCGTCTCTTGACGCCGCCTGCCCgctgtccggctggaggacccggcgtcgGCCGCTTAGAAGCCGGctgggaagctgtggcacccttgcccttcttcccggctgcctcgtcagcagcggtcgctccacccctttgacgccggccgcgcgtcagtggcgggctggtgacctcctccacctcatcagagtcctcctcgaaggctgcaccagaatagaatgaggctatctcgtcgtcgtccgtccagtctgcaaTGGCGCGCCgtgcgtactcaccagacggctctgtcccttccgactccaagggatcctccgagccggcggaggagtctgagcgggatTCCATCACGCCttcgtcctcaatctccgaggcgtcggacacctccacatcgggagcgggcggacggagggacccctgcagggtctcgaACAGCTATGGAAAAGAATTCAACCAAAGGCTCAGCAACGCAACCGGCTTCAAGACCAACAACAGAGAAGAAAGAGGCCACCTACCATCGAAGGCGGATGAGCcctgttgaacggggacatcccccacatccattccccgctctcatccatgcgggcgatggagatcaggttcaccctttgcACTACAGCGCCGGGGGTGAAactcttggtggatagccggccgcccatctggcagaccagatgcggccgcctctgcaggggcaggatccggcggaccaccatggtggtgagaaggTCGCGGCCAAGGAAGCCGCTCTTCTCGaaaatgtcgaggtgggcacagataagcgccacctcaggaatcggcttgggagtcttcgcatcccagttccgcCGCGTCGGCGGGGCGATGGCgaatgggggcatgttgagggcgtcctggaccAGGTCGGCGCTCTTCatgtagaagaaacccttctgccaatgcttgatggattcttgcagaggcatctgggggaagccaaaCTTTGAGCGGTGATGCACCAAAGcagccccgcacggcgtcattggGCGCGGCCCTGTGAGCTTCTCCACcttggatttctccatggcgatggattgttgtttgaagaagaacaggctgcgccacagatcgacgcgaggctcgatccccacgaagccctcgcatagGACCACGAAGGCAGCcaactgcagtatggcgttcggcgccagatgatgtggctgcaggccaaagaaatggagccattcggcgaaaaaagagctagccgggagcccgaagccccggtagaagtgctcgatgaagaccacgacctctcccgcggcgggtgcAGGAGCGGTCTCGGCacctgggaggcgcaccagcactTGGGAAGCCGGGGGCAGCAATCGATGGTGACGAAGTGCCTCGACGTGCCCCTCGTCGACATCGCTGCCCAACCAGGCTCCCTGCGAGGACACCTTCTGCGCCGAAgacttcttcgaggaagaaccgccggccatggctgcgggtggcgagagctcgaagtGGTCGGCGATGTCGCGACGACGAAGACAAAGAAaacgaagggcgcgagctcttcttctcagagCGCAGGAAGGAAGAGAGCGCGGATGCGGGGCaagaaggggggcgaatggcctcctcggaaccctcgcatcccatttaaacccccacggagcgtcgtggggaggggatccggtgcacacCGGGGCCcattaaccccgtgtattacgggcggtagcgcttccctaagcccaaccgtcgcggagtaaatccgtagaggatctcccgcgcagaggccgagggggcgtcgtggcgggacccagggcccaggcccggtcccgtcagcagtaatcaccatcattacgccaggtggggcctggcacgtggtgtTCTCTGAGCAAGTTATGACtagaccgaggcgtcgcttcgaagccactcggtttcgaagccggcgtccttcgtCGCGAATAgcggccaaaatatcaagacaaatcaacaagccggtgaggccgcccgcccgcaggcggcaggcctcgcgagcttcggggactactatcggggggataaccccggggtaggctcatcgagcctgttccttcattttcggcccaatggacatgaacataTGCAGatccccaaggcccaagtcttctggccggctgggCAGCACCTGTCGGctagaagacgaggcggccatcctTCTGGCCGGACAGACAatccctgccggctagagtcaaggcggcctcctcttttgaaccggcctggtcccgccaaccggactggggaggaggcggccgcgcttaagccggctagccaagcaggctagcctgcCGAAGATCacaggtcacatcagatcgtaggtcaggataagacctcacgattaaaggtagctacgcgtcagcaaaggtactggatcggggcgcccggcaggtacgagcgtcggcggccacgccgctgacctacctcggctctgatccatcaccttgcatagtgtcggaccatcacactcccactccattactgcactcggcgtggggaacagtggaggcggccgtactacctgcccatgaagaatctcgcggggcgacgcttgacgtacagcgcgtgctcggcgtcaaccctaCGCGAGaggctcattggccagccggtggGTCCCATGGGCAATCAAGACCATGCAGCCGGTGGGCCCccaaagcgacaagacaagattcttgtgggcccctggccagccggcgaggctgccagccgggccctCGCTTGtaacctttatccatattgtaggccggcgggttcgtctataaaaccccccggtcaccctccatgcagggaGGCCGATCATTGACCAGTCATACAACACAACTCACTCACCTaccacacagagagagaggtagagacgagccggctgctcccctcttcctcctcccaacacagctctaggagcaacattgtactctattcatatacatcaaacactccggcaggattaggggtattatctctacggagagccctgaacctgggtacatcgtgcatcccatgcatgtaccaacctcgttcccagcatcCACTTTTgttccttcggttctcaccgactttagcctacctatggcatatgttgtgagtattcaccgacacaactactactatcactactactatagctaaccgttagcaatgaagtaaaagtagtaagcacatggcgttgcatctcatacaatgaattaagacaactcctatggctcctgtcggttgtcatactcatcgacatgcaagttgtgaaacctattacaataacatgatcatctcatacatcatacatgcaacatcacaactttggccatatcacatcacatgtcaaaccctgcaaaaacaagttagacgtcctctaattgttgttgcaagttttacgtggctgatttgggtttctagcaagaatgccttcttacctacgtgacacccacaacgatgatatgccaaagctatttacccttcataaggacccttttcatcaaatccaatccgactagagtaggagagacagacacccgctagccacctttatgcacgatgtgcatgtctgtcggtggaaccagtctcacgtaagcgtacgtgtaaggtcggttcgggccgcttcattgcacaataccgccggaaaataataagactagcagCGGCAAGcagttgacaaatcatcgcccacaaccttttgtgttctactcgtgcatagaatctacgcatagaaaacctggctctgataccactgttgggttacgtagcataaattcaaaaaaaatcctaagcatattcagatcttcctatggagagaccaacaacgagagaggggtgagtgcatcttcatacctttgaagatcgctaagcggaagcgttactagaacgcggttgatggagtcgtactcgcggcgattcagatcgcggtgagattccgatctagtgccgaaccacggcacctccacgtttaacacacgtgcagcccggtgacgtctcccgcaccttgatccagcaaaaaggagggagaggttggggaagatctctaccagcacgacggcgtggtgtcgatggagagacgaggtctcccggcacggcttcgccaagcaccgtgggaggaggaggaaggaggggagcagggctgtgccgagaggagaataaaccgtgtgcaaaacaaccccaaacccctctctatttataggaggaggggagggggtgccacccctagggtttccccctaggtggtgcggtagccctcccagatgggaggtgcggcggccagggcacagGGAGGGGGTGCCGCatcccttaggtgggccttaggcccaccagcaccAGGGTCCCCCCCTTttctccctcctgcgccttgggcctcttgtgggaggcgcaccagcccactttgggctggttgccctcccccttttggcccatgctacctcttgggcctggtggcccctcccggtggacccccgggaccatttccggtggtcccggtacgctaccgatggcgcccgaaacatttccggtgtccaaaaccatccatcctatatatcaatctttacctccggaccattccgaagctcctcgtgatgtacaggatctcatccgggactccgaacaactttcggtaacctcgtataacacttccctataaccctagcgtcatcgaaccttaagtgtgtagaccctacgggttcgggaagcatgcacacatgaccgagacgctcttcggccaataaccatcagcgggacctggatacccattgtggatcccacatgttccacgatgatctcatcaaatgaaccacgatgtcaaggattcaatcaattctgtatacagttccctttgtctgtcgatatagaacttgcccgagattcgatcgtcggtatacctataccttgttcaatctcgttactggtaagtctctttactcgctctgtagcacatcatcctgtgactaaatccttagtcacattgagctcatgatgatgttctaccgagtgggtccagagatacctctccgtcacacggagtgacaaatcccgatctcgattcgtaccaacccaacagatactttcagaggtacccgtagtgcacctttatagtcacccagttacgttgtgacgttcgatacacccaaagcacttctacggtattcgggagttgcacaatctcacggtcgaaggaaaagatagttgacattagaaaagctttaccatacgaacaatacgatctagtgttatgcttaggattgggtcttgtccatcacatcattctcccaatgatgtgatcccattatcaatgacatctaatgtccatgatcaggaaaccatgatcatctattgatcaacgagctagccaactagaggcttgctagggacacattgtgatctatttattcacacatgtattactgtttcctgttaatacaattatagcatgaacaatagacgattatcatgaacaaggaaatatgataataaccattttattgttgcctctagggcatatttccaacaggttatccttcgtggacgtaatccATGGTGGAATAGGTAGGTTGCTCATAAGTGGACCTTTTGTGGGTGAGCATCCTTCATCGATCTTTCCTTTGTGGAATATCACAACTGAAATCCTTTGTGATTCTAGATCTTCCATGCATTGAAGCCTCCCTCAACTTGGATATAAGATAGTGCCAACTATCCAAACCATGGGGAAAATCTCACTAAGTCTATTGTGTTTGTGATTATCTCAACTCTACTCCTTTACCTTTCCACTTCCATATTTTACATTTCGCTAGCTATTACTGTGGATATGCATGTGTGGGGTGCTCTATAGATTGTTAGAAAAGCTTAAAATTTACTGAgaaattaaaattgggaaaatgagaCCATTCTTGAGcttagtagtctattcacccatcACCTCTAGACATACTTATCGATCCTATATACATTTTCTCAAATTTTTCAATGGATGGCTTCATGTGTGTGCAAAATACTCGTATTGTGTTAGCTTGCGCTAGATGGTGATGCGGTGGTACCAGGGCCGGGCTATACTTCTAGGCTTTAGCATCGACTGTCGGCTTCCTTTTTTACTTTCAGCTAACAATAGATCATGGTGTTGCTTCAACATTATTTTGTTTCTTAATGGAaagtttctatgtttttgactagcTACAATATGTTTTTGGAGATAGTCTTGTTTTGGTTTCTCTAAATGGGCTTCTTGTTATGTGTTGTTATACTGCAACTAGTAAGTTTTACACGTGCAACGCGCATCTCGACCAACACACATTATATTAAACATGATGAAATTTAACCAAATATAGGATAGACATCTTAATCAAATTGAAATTCCACACAAATTGCACAATACCTAATTCATGACTCATACAAAAAATGTGTACTGTCATTCTTGGTGAATCAACATTCTTCTTGAAACAAATATGAGACACCTTTGCATCAATTATATAATCTTTTACCTTAATGCACAATTTCTCAACACATGGTGCCGAAACATTTATAATCTCCTATAAATTAATTACATTATATGAACAAAATGTTTAGGCGAGGCTTGGTCCATCCTAGTTTCGGTCAAATATacatttgaaatttgcaaatcatATTGTTACGGTATAATCCAGTCAGAAATTAGAATCCCCTTGTTGGACTATGAACCATTTAGAAGGTTCATCGCCATCGTCCATACACACACATACAAGTATTGTTCAACAAAGAACCATTTATGTATCAACAAGATTCAGTAAAAGAACTATTACTATGTGTAAATCAAGTGTTGTTCACAAAAGAGAGAAGTGGCGATTGTCACTTCAGTTTTCTTATTTGAGTACTATTGTCACTTCAGTTATAATTGTCTTGATAGACTATGAAGACTAAGGCCTGAAACAAGTAAAAATTGCAGCATCTTACAAGGGCATTCTTTAAGAGAAATATCGACCTACGAGAagcatggtgcatctgctggtaccGCAGATCAACTGCAAGacatgtggtactatcattaaaCATAGGAAAATGTATTGCTAATAAACCAGTACCTAAAGTCGGGTAGCAATAAGACTTAGTTTTCAAATGATGATACACCATAAAACAATAAGTATCATGACACGATGCACTTGTTAAGAAGTGGCGGACAAAATATCTCCCGTGAAGTGGTCCATGAAATTTAACTTCTAGAGACCACAAAATGACATGCATGATTACGAAATTTTGACATGTTTAGTAACAAATATCAATAAAAATAATGGTTTAATATAACTTTTAAAATGATCAAGAGTGATCATTTTTTTAAACCATTGTGACCATATAAAAATATCACACCCACACATCATATTGTAAACTCCATATACCAATCATCATACTAAAACCACAATGGCTACTTACAACAGCTTAACATTGAAACATTGTATGCAATAACCCATTAATGTTAAAATTACTATAAGGGAACAGAAAATCACATCCATTTCCATAAAAGATTAAATTTGTTAAGTGCAATATCTGAATTGgtagctgatggggttatagtaccagggtagggtcataggtctgccctataggtcctacccaaggactacccttcataggggacaaggcccttagacagttccgactgaactaaggatgcccccatcatccagtcggcgacgatccactcggggcatatctaacgtaccgactggaatccactctgtacatcgtaacctcccaggagggcaacagtcatacgttttcacacaccataactagcatttaaggcttacgttaccagtaacgccagcgtttactcACCACTaccccacccctgtccaccggaccattatgaagggcagcgcactctatataagccacacttcagcactggtacaggggttggcacttgctgtaatcccttgatacactcgacacaaagctcccaagagcactgagacgtagggcttttacctccaccgtagaggggcctgaactcatacatcctcgccatagctaaggatctgcccatatactttcgtaccccgtacttctactgtcaaacttatacccacgacagttggcgcccaccgtggggcaggcgtctaagcgacttccggcgagtttgcgatttcatcttttcatcatgtcatccgacgGAGATctatgcatgggtcatgagatcctcttcggtgcactctccttcatcgccgacgattcggcatggcttcaggatgcgcccctcgacatcgagacgcttccgagttgcagggctacgcacttccgtgccagttcatgcggcgttcttcttctccagccatcgaccccggtgtcgatcttcgcccctgtcacgcgccgcaacaagcgatccggtcgttcgtggctccagcgttgggtgcgacacgccctagcgcgacaaaacatgtcctctcaagtggcggtgctcgaatcggttgtggtcccgcggtcatcccagtgcttggagtcagttccgactgaactaccttccgagtatcagggtcacgggcctgtagccgaagtactcatggctgattcccacgaaagtccccccgagactggtcggaacgagcgtgagatcggagaatcatccggcgctcgtcgtcagcaccctcgttcttccggtcgacgcgctcgccagagcaatgtcgaggtgttccgcacacccatcctcaacttggctgcagccgccaggatcgctgattctctccagccgactgattcggaggctggtagaggaatcaagcagatccgtgccttgttacatacggcgcagcagcaaaactcggcggtctcccagttgcacaacaagatccacaacagttccgttcaagcgaacacacatcggtcggttttcagtcccaacTCTCATCAGcgtcgcagagggggcagcctctgGAACGACTGTTCCAGGGACCGGAGTCGGAATCCGCCTTCCATTCGGTCTCgtcctgaagatcgtcgccgttcgcgtactcctccgcggagtgggccctacggaccccggcattactATGATTATCGTTCGAGCGGTGATgcgcatgatcaaaggcctgatgcaagagggtatatcactcagagGAAGGTTTATAGAAGCCGAGCTCACCGTGATGGCCACGATAaagatcatccgagtggaagcaggaccgttgtttctggtcccgagtgtttcagtcgggccattcgcttGGCTGACATCCCTCCTAACTTCCGATTGGTGACGGGAATCAGtaaattcacaggagagtccaaacaagaaacttggttagacgattacagagtggcggtccagatcggtggcggagatgaccatgtcgccatgaaacatctcccactaatgctcgacggttcgactcgagcttggctaaaccagttagctccatcaaacatttacagttgggcagatctgtcccgagtcttcatcaggaccttcgagggtacgtgcaaacaccATGCTGGTCTcacggagcttcagcactgtgtttagaagcaaaacgagcccttgcgcgatttcatccagcgctggacaaccctctaccacacggtggagaatgttacagaacaccaagccgtttgcgccttcaaggcaggcgttcagtacagagatctatacctgaagtttggtcggacaggcgacatctccatgagcaagatgatggagatagccgcgcgctatgcaaatggcgaagaggaggaccgcatacgtagcggcaagcataagtcagtcgccgatggcgatgggagcagcagtcggaagcagaaacagaaagcccaatccactccgcaagcagaggcggcagtcgttacaaacgctaagttcaaaggcaaggggaaaccacagtacacccccaagaagaaacagtcaggaaattccatcctagatcaactgtgtccaatccacacaaagacggatgaagaagg
This region includes:
- the LOC123396924 gene encoding uncharacterized protein LOC123396924 — translated: MKEVVERHRASPPTGSVEKRRRGSPKEDRAQWNASLEKDLVDLLREHATPEHKGQNGWSSEAWNKIVKKFHQKNPYARYEKKKIQEKEKELKRDYRMIKEIRKQSGVSWDDQQCKILADPPLWKNIIISHPKAGKFKTKGFPLFDALGELHDGQTAEGTYNFTSIESSQYSTQAQFENLGGAGEYLRENHGETSYHSDNIGGEPSANGENFGGERVQIDEDVEEVFVQENIDVEPHQTQPSLATAPSRNGQEKEPKRRRGANSDVAAMMEKYLELRAKQVEDERNKPRVVDEYSIKNCIDLLKTMDITPEEEVKAFRVFKIPENREIFMSARPETALMWLRAEME